The proteins below are encoded in one region of bacterium:
- a CDS encoding DOMON-like domain-containing protein translates to MTAQVFPLHPFAAADPPGGLRLEAAAFRVGDILRVEFRLEGVLPAIVPAISPGGGLRRDNLWNGTCFEAFVAISGAPRYIEVNVSPARDWNVYLFDGYRTGMRPDTTLSDLARTAAASGETLVTTFYLPLASLASGNLGLDVGLAAVIRHADGRLEHWALAHPGDKPDFHLREGFLQRL, encoded by the coding sequence ATGACCGCACAGGTGTTCCCGTTGCACCCGTTCGCCGCTGCGGATCCCCCCGGTGGGTTGCGTCTCGAGGCCGCGGCGTTCCGTGTCGGCGACATCCTACGGGTGGAATTCCGCCTGGAGGGCGTGTTGCCGGCGATCGTGCCGGCCATTTCGCCGGGTGGCGGGCTGCGGCGCGACAACCTTTGGAACGGCACCTGCTTCGAGGCCTTCGTCGCCATTTCCGGCGCGCCCCGCTACATCGAGGTCAACGTTTCGCCGGCGCGGGATTGGAACGTGTACCTGTTCGACGGCTACCGAACCGGCATGCGGCCGGACACCACGCTGTCGGATCTTGCGCGCACGGCGGCAGCGTCGGGCGAGACTCTCGTCACGACGTTCTACCTTCCGCTCGCGAGCTTGGCGTCCGGGAACCTCGGGTTGGACGTCGGTCTCGCGGCAGTGATCCGGCACGCCGACGGCCGCCTCGAGCACTGGGCGTTGGCCCATCCAGGCGACAAACCCGACTTCCACCTGCGCGAAGGGTTCCTGCAGCGGCTTTGA